The following are from one region of the Salmo trutta chromosome 20, fSalTru1.1, whole genome shotgun sequence genome:
- the LOC115155935 gene encoding uncharacterized protein LOC115155935, whose translation MEFLKSHKEDLCNCLSAMDALYIIDKCEDILTAKQDKAIRNQKTDAGKISLLLETFIEMEDSKCQDFLKILKEEQTHYPGLKQHFIKSTQASSSPTVHVDCNSTVDTSKVTNVPPGPECPVPPKQTEDVSSSQGPAMKIIIENKVKLIDWLRADSVFILQHVHSKRIVTDREYQELKSLSVPEAAVTDLIDKMILKKEETCSQFLHTLRESEVNDTYPELKKWITTLGLGLSRPNDKTSSISSISDKRGFLKRNRTALVSQVKNVKAIVDDLQSGGYHDEMAAFVNAQLTSQESMRKLLDSATSSGAANALIQALFTHQKDVMDDLIAENA comes from the exons ATGGAATTTCTGAAGTCACACAAGGAGGACCTGTGCAATTGCTTATCAGCGATGGATGCTCTGTATATCATTGACAAGTGTGAAGATATCCTAACAGCTAAACAGGATAAGGCTATTCGCAATCAAAAAACTGATGCAGGGAAGATCAGTCTTCTTTTGGAGACATTCATTGAAATGGAAGATAGTAAATGTCAGGACTTCCTTAAGATTCTGAAGGAAGAGCAGACACATTATCCAGGCCTTAAACAACATTTCATCAAGAGCACACAAG CTTCTTCCAGCCCAACGGTGCATGTGGATTGCAACAGCACTGTTGATACCAGCAAAGTCACCAATGTCCCCCCAGGCCCGGAGTGTCCAG TGCCACCAAAGCAAACAGAAGATGTGTCCTCTTCTCAG GGCCCTGCCATGAAAATTATCATTGAGAATAAGGTGAAACTCATCGACTGGCTCCGAGCAGATTCTGTCTTCATTCTTCAACATGTGCACTCCAAACGTATTGTTACCGATAGAGAGTATCAAGAGCTGAAGAGCCTTTCAGTACCAGAGGCTGCTGTGACCGACCTGATTGACAAGATGATTCTTAAGAAGGAAGAGACATGCTCTCAGTTTCTTCATACTCTCAGAGAAAGTGAGGTGAATGACACCTATCCCGAACTTAAGAAGTGGATTACCACTTTAGGACTAG GACTATCACGGCCCAATGACAAGACATCATCGATCTCTTCAATTTCAG ACAAACGTGGGTTTTTGAAAAGAAACCGCACAGCTCTGGTTAGCCAGGTGAAAAACGTGAAGGCCATTGTCGATGATCTGCAGAGTGGAGGTTATCATGATGAAATGGCTGCCTTCGTGAATGCCCAGTTGACATCACAAGAAAGCATGAGGAAGCTCCTGGATAGCGCGACCAGCAGCGGGGCCGCTAACGCCCTGATTCAAGCCCTTTTTACTCACCAGAAGGATGTCATGGATGACCTGATTGCTGAAAATGCTTGA